The genomic window AATTGGCGCGAATCAGCGGTTCGTCTTCGACGATGGCGATGCTACGTCCCATGTGGATTCCTCGTGATGATGGCGGGCAGGTTGCTATGCGGATCGTCCCTGCGCAAGCCGCACGTGTGCTTTGCCCGCGTTCTGCCAGATTCCGTCGGCCGATCGCCCTCGCAACGCCGGGGGTGACGCCTCAGCCGGGTGTTTGATAAGCCTCAAGCCAGCAACGAGTCCTGTCCATGCGTGCCGACCCCTCCATCGATCCCAACGCCGAACTACGCGAATTCGAACCACTGCGCGTCGTGTTGGCCGTGGCGCCCTTGCTGCTCGCGATCCTGCTGAGCCTGCAATAAACCGCTCTCTGTGCGTGAAGCTGACGTGGAAGGCAGGGGCGCGATCGGCGCGCAAGGAAGCAAGCCGATCGCGCCACCGGGCAAACCACCGTCGCAGCCACTGTAAACCGCATCAGCAAGCCATTTCTCCGGTCATTCCTGTCCCGGCGTTCCTTCCCCTTCCTATGTCGGAGGGGATTTTTTTTGACTTTTTGAAATTATTTGCGTTCTGGAGGGAACCATTTGGGGGGGACCCGGTCCGATTACTCGGCAGGCGCAGAATCCATATGCCGTGGAACTCGCCCATGCTGATACGACGGCCGAGCCTCCCGTCCTTCAGCTAAGCGCTGTACGCATCTGCCGATGGTGTCTCCTCTAGCGTCTTTCGACGCCCCTCCTGCCCGGCACGGATTTCCCCCTGTGCCGGGTTTTTCTTTATAGAGCCTGCTTAATGGCGCCTGCTCAGCCGCCGATGGCGGCGCGCATCTTGTGGATCACGGCCTGATAGTCGGCCGCGCCGAAGATGGCCGAACCCGCCACGAAGGTATCGGCGCCGGCGGCAGCGATCTGGCCGATATTGTCAGCGGTGACGCCACCATCCACTTCCAGACGGATCGGCAGGCCGCTCTCATCGATACGCCGACGCACTTCGCGCAGTTTGCGCAGCGCTTCAGGAATGAATTTCTGCCCACCGAAACCAGGGTTGACCGACATGATCAGCACCAGGTCGAGCTTGTCGAGCACGTGGTCGAGCCAGTTCAGCGGCGTGGCGGGGTTGAACACCAGACCTACCTGGCAGCCGGAATCCTTGATCAGGCCGATAGTACGATCCACATGCTCGGTGGCTTCCGGATGGAAGCTGATCCGCGTGGCGCCGGCCTTGGCGAAGTCCGGCACGATGCGGTCCACCGGCTTCACCATCAAGTGCACGTCAATCGGGGCAGTAATGCCGTAATCGCGTAGCGCCTTCAGCACCATCGGGCCCATGGTGAGGTTGGGCACGTAATGGTTGTCCATCACGTCGTAATGCACCCAGTCGCCGCCTGCTGCCAGCGCCTTGGCGGTGTCCTCGCCCAGTCGCGCGAAATCGGCGGAGAGAATGGAAGGGGCGATGATGGGGGATTGCTTGCTCATGGCTTCATAACGTCGGAAAAAGGAAACAGCAAGGCTCAAGGCTCATACACCTTGAGCGCGCGAAGTGCGCATTTTACAGGGCGGCGCCCTTCCCTGCCCGTTGTCTTATTTGAATCCGCGCTCTGCCTTGATCCGCTCGTACGCAGCGTTGATTTCGCTGGCGCGGGCCTCAGCACGCTTGCGCATTTCTTCGGGCAAGTCGCCCAGGCGGTCGGGATGATGTTCGGAAATCAGCTTGCGATAGGCGCGCTTGATGGCGCGGTCGTCGGCCGTGCGCGGAATGCCCAGTACCGCGTAGGGATCAGGCCCCATGGTATTGCGCTGCGGCGGTACGTAGCCGCCACCGTTTCCGGGACCGTGGCCACGCGCGCCCGCTGCGCCCTGCCAGACATAGCCCTTCATGGCCATCAGCGCCATCAGTTCCATGTCGCTAATGCGCAAGGCGAACGCCAATTGGCGCAGGATCGCCATCTTCTCCGGCGGCGGATTGCCTTCTGCCAGTACGGTTTCGATCACCACGTCGAGCACGGGAAACGCGTGATCGCGGCGCAGTCCAACCCACTGGCGCAGCGCGTTGATGGGTCCGGTGACGTCGAACTCGGGCTGCTTGCCCGCATTGAAGCTGCTGATGGCCTGCTGGCGTGCGCCGGCATCCAGCCCCATGCGCGCCATCACCCGTTCGGCGATGGCGATTTCCGCCTCGGACACGCGACCGTCGGATTTGGCGATCGCGCCAAGCAAGGCGAATAGCGGTCCCACATAGCCGCCTGCTTCCGGCGTAGCGCTGCGGCGCTGGCTGAAGCGCAGGTTGTCGAGCACGAAGCCGACAATCGCGCCGACACCGGCCCCGGCCAGGCCATGTCCAAACAGCAGGCCCGCCATGGCGAACCAGAAGGTATAGGTATAGCTCATGGCTGGGCGGCTGAGGGTTGCGGTGTCTGCGCGCTGTACCAGCGTGCGAGTTGATCCAGATCAGCGTCGCTGACCGGGCCGATAGCTGCGCGCATCAGCGGGACATTGCGACTGCCGTCGCGGTAGTCCTTCAAGGCGTTGCGTAAATAATCCAGCTTTTGTCCCGCCAGGTTCGGCGCACCGGGAATCTGAGCCATGCCGGTTTCACCGTGACAGGCCGCGCAAAGCCCCAGGCGCACCGGCTTGGGCGGCATCTCGGCAGCGAGCGCTGGCAAGGCACAGGTCAGACCGAGTGCCGCGATCAATACGGTTCGCATCAATGAACGCATGGATATAAAGGCGCCGATTCTAGCAGTGTGCGGGGTGGCTCTGATCTATTCCGCGCGCCTGGGCCGTTACAATAGCCAGCTCGTTGATCTACTGGAGCGCACCGTGCCCACGACCCTGCTGCAATCGAACCTGCCCGGCCTTGAGCTGATCCATCGCGGCAAGGTGCGCGACGTCCACGCCCTGCCCGGCAATCGCTTGCTGATCGTGGCCACCGATCGCCTGTCGGCCTTTGACGTGGTGCTGCCGGATCCGATTCCCGGCAAGGGCGAAATGCTCACCCAGATCTCCAATTTCTGGTTCGGCAAGACCGCACACATCATGCCCAACCATCTGCTGCACACGCCGCTGGAGGATGTGCTGCCGCAAGGTGCCAATCTGGCGCTATACAGCAAACGCGCTGTCGTCACCAAACGGTTGAAGCCGGTGCCGGTAGAAGCCATCGCGCGTGGCTATCTGATCGGTTCGGGCTGGAAGGATTACCGCGCCACCGGATCGCTGTGCGGCATCAAGCTGCCGGCCGGCCTGCGCCAGGCCGAGCAGTTGCCGGAGCCGATCTTCACCCCGTCGACCAAGGCGGCCGTGGGCGATCACGACGAAAACGTGAGCTTCGATGCCGTGGTGGCCGCTGTCGGCAAAGATCTGGCCGAGCAGGTGCGCGATGCCACGCTGGCGATCTACAAATGGGCAGCTGCCTACGCCGCCGAACGCGGCATCATCATCGCCGACACCAAGTTCGAGTTCGGCACGGATGAAGACGGCAAGCTGTACGTGATGGATGAAATGCTCACGCCGGATTCCTCGCGCTTCTGGCCGGCCGATCAGTACCAGGTCGGGATCAGCCCGCCGAGCTACGACAAGCAATTCGTGCGTGACTATCTGGAAACGCTGGACTGGAATAAACAGGCACCCGGTCCGCGCATCCCCGCCGATGTCATCAACGGTACTGCCGCGAAGTACGCCGAGGCCTTGCAGCGCGTGGCCGGCATCACGCTGGACTAAGCGCATGAATGTCTGGCTCACGCTCGGTGTGGCGATCATTGCCGAGGTCATCGGCACCAGTGCGCTGAAAGCCTCCCATGGTTTCAGCCAACTGTTGCCTAGCATGGTGGTGGTCGCCGGTTATGGCGTGGCTTTTTTCTGCCTGAGCCTGACGCTGCGGCAGATGCCGATCGGCATTGCCTATGCCGTGTGGTCGGGTGCCGGCACCGCCTTGATCGCGCTCATTGGCGTGGTGCTTTACAAGCAACGACTCGACATACCGGCCATCATCGGCATCGTGCTGATCATTTCCGGTGTACTGGTGCTCAATCTCTTTTCCAAAAGCAGCCCTCACTGATGCCGGCCACACCAACCCAACGCAGCATGCGTGACTGGCTGGACAGCTACAGCCGCGATCATCAACACCCAACGAATCAATGGCTGCATTGGGTCTGCGTGCCGTTGATCGTCTGGAGCGCCATTGCCATGCTGTGGACGATTCCGGTGCCGCAGGCATGGTTTCGTCCCGGCTCGTGGGCGGTGCTGGCCATCGTGCTTTCCTTCACCTGGTACTGGAAACATTCACGCCGGCTTGGTGCAGCGTTGCTTGCGGTGCTATCTGTGTTTGCCTTCAGCTGCTTCTGGATATTCCAACAGTTGGGATCCGCGACGCTGTTACGCGCTGGCATCGGCGTGTTTGTCGTCGCGTGGATCGGCCAGTTCGTAGGCCACCTGATCGAAGGGCGCCGACCGAGCTTCCTCACCGATCTTGCCTACCTGCTTGTCGGTCCGGCCTGGTTGATGGATAAACTGCTGCGTCGCATCGGCTTCAGGGAAACCCCATGACGGGTCTGCTCGCGCTGCTAAGCAGCGTTATCTGGTGGGTGCTTTACAGCAGCGTCGGCGCCATCGTGCCCGCGCTGATCGTCTGGATCGTGCTGCGCTGGAGCGAACGCGTCCCGGTCGTATTCAATCGGGCTTATCTCGCCTGCCTGGTGTGGTGTTTGTTTGCCATCCTGATCAGCGCCGGTGTAGCAGCGCATCTGGGCATATGGCATCCGCCGCTTGAGCCGTTGCTTGCAAGCGGGCTGTTTCGCGTCTCGCTCGCCGTATCGATGCTGGTCGGTGTGTTTGCGCTGTGGCGGCTGATTCCGCGCATCGATGCGCGACGTATTCGGCTGACGAGCGCGTGCATGGCCGTCGCCGTGGTGATGGCCGTCGGCTTTGGCGTGCTTACAACACTGGCGAGCAACTAACCCGCCTGACAAGCCAACATCTGACCACTCCGTCAGATCATACCTGCAGACTGCAACAGGGGCATACCCCAGCCTGATGGCGCTCCTCACGCAAGAGGGCACGGCCGCCAACGGCGAGCGCGAATCAGGGTCTCCCGTTTCTGGAATCGCATGCGGATCACGGCGTCATGCCCACCGACGATCAGGCCGGACACCGCAATCGCTGCGTTGGTCTGATCAACCTTGCCTGGGAAAGCGACAGGTGACCGACTACTACTTCCTACCCGCCCCCATCACCACACCGATCGCTTTGTCACGCACCAACAGCGCCACGATCACCTTGCCGTGGTTTGTGCAGGCAACCCGAAAGGGACCGAAAGACGAAAAGGGCCTGGCGGAATTTCCCCCCATGCCCACCACCTATTTGCCGCTGATCAACGGCGAGGCCGCCTTTGGCGCGGTGTACGACGCCATCTTCGAAGCCAAGTCGTGCGTGGACATCATCTGCTGGGGCTTTCAGCCTTCGATGTATTTCAGGCGCGGAAGCGGTGCGCCGTGCATCGGCGATCTGCTGATCAAAAAGGCGATCGAAGGGGTCAAGGTACGTGTCCTGTCCTGGAAGGACGCCCCACCGCTGTCGCAATACACCGAAAACAATTTACCGGGTTACAGCGTTGCGCGCCTAGCGTTTACGCACGACGAAAAACGCGACTCTCTCAATTACGACGGCCACTGGTTTTACGCGATTAACCACGGCATCGATGTGCTGAACCAGACAAAAGACAATCCGCTTGTACAGAGTGACACCCACAACGTACTGGATTTCTCTGCGTTCCTACGCACATTAGACCCCGCGAGCGCCATCCGCACACTGCAAAACATCCAATTTGTCACACGCGGCTTTTCCAAAGACGACGGCAACGAAATCTACACGCGCGAAACAGCCTATCGCGCCGACAAGCAACTGGACGACGCGGCGATAACGGCTTTCCAGTACTTCCCCACCCACCACCAAAAAACCGTCGTGGTGGACTACGACATGCCCGACCGCTCACTCGGCTTCGTGATGGGTCACAACATGCTCGACGCCTATTGGGATACCGATGCGCACAGTTACCTGCGCCTGGCCCCCGACGCAGGACGCAACGGCGCCACACCGCGTCAAGACATGTCCTGCAAGATCACCGGCCGCTTGCTGGAACACCTCAACTACAACTTCTGCCGCGCCTGGCAGCGCAGTACGGACGAAAACCTTCTCGCCGCGCGCATGTTCCTAGGGCCGCTGCACGAGCTGCGACGCAAGGAAGGCTTTCCTGTGATGGCGCAGATCACCCGCACCCAATCGCAGGAAGGACGGCGCGACATCAAAACGATGTACCTGCAAGCCGTCAACAACGCCACCAACTTCATCTACATCGAAAACCAATACTTCCGCTGGCCGCCACTGGCCGACATGATCAAGGAAGCGGCCAAGGAACAGCTGACGTGGGGACGCGATCCCGGTCAGCACGGTTCGATCTATCTGTTCGTGGTCACCAACGCAGACGACGATGCACTCTTTCAAGGCGACTTATCCACCTACCGCATGCTCGAAGGCCTGGGCCAAGCCAACGCCATGCCCACCGTCACGCGCCTAGAGCGCGGTGAAGCGTTGCAAGCGCAACGCAATAAAGCGCAGGGGCAATACGACTTGTGGAAGACGGATACGACGATCATGGACAAATTCACGCAACACGCGAAGGCGACCCAGGCACGCTTAAGCGCATTGCAGCAACAACTCGACGATCTGGATCAACAGATCAAGAACAACAACGACGCCAACCAAGCGTTGCTGCCATTGGACATCCCCGGCCTCAAGGTACTGATCTGCACCCTGGTTGCCCCTGATGGACCCACGCCGTGGATCAACACCTACGTGCACAGCAAGATCATGGTGGTCGACGACGTCTTCCTCACCCACGGCTCGGCCAACATCAACACACGCAGCATGGAAGTGGATAGCGAGATCAATATCTGCCATGAGCACGGCGACGTGACGCGGCCGGTTAGGGAGCATTTGTGGGACATTCATACCAAAGGAATGGGCGTGGGCCAGAACGAGAAGAACAGCAATCGATTGGATGCGGCGGATGCTTATGATCAATGGGTTAGCATCATCAAGACCAATAAGAGTCGACATGCGAAAACAGATACAACGCTCACACCCTACGCCCCGTTGATTGCCTTCTACCGTGATTCCGCTACACGCGGCCGTCGGGACTAACACATGCGCAAAACGACCCTGATCATTGTTATCGCTCTGCTCATTAGCGCGTGTTCGCACAAGGAAAACTCCATGACCTCACTATCTCCCTTGAACGATGTGCGCGCCAAGCTGGCTTTTACGTGCACGCACGAAGTCGATCATCTGCCGCCGCTCGATCCGCAAGCTGATCAGCTGTTCAAGTACGCGCGTTATCTGGAAAAGAAAGCAGGCCCGAAAGACTTCAACGACATTGCGCGCCATTACCGGATTGCTACGGCATACGGCCATTACAGCGCCAATCACAACTTGCAGTTGTTGGTTTCGGAAGGCTTAGCCTCGTCAGCGCATCCGGCCACCGAAACCATCGACTTGACGATGCAGTTGATCGCGCAAGGCGTTCCTGGCGGTTATTACGACATGGGCCACTACCTGGAGTTGGGCTATGGCGTGAAGCAGGACAAGGAGGCAGCGCTGCGTTATTTTCGCAAGGCTGCTGATTTGGGAAGCCCCGAAGGTCAGGCATATGTCGGCAATTTGCTTGAACCCTCGGATAAGGCTCCGCAGATTGCCGTACAGATGTGGCAGTGTGCAGCGGATCAGGGATTCGGAGACGCAGCCAACACGTTAGGTATCCATCTTCAAGTAGATGAGCGCTATCCCGAAGCCGTCCAGGCATTCCAGAAAGGGGTGGCGGCAGGCGACAGTATCTCTGCGTCGACATTGAGAGATGCGTTCAAAGGTCCGCAGTCATCGAGTGATTTAGGTTATTTGGCGCTTCCAAACGACCCCGAGCGCTCACAACGCTACGACGCCATTGCTGATTTCATTCGCGCCAACGACGGCCGCAACCCCAAAGTTCCCGACATCGACCAGATCGTGCCGCTACCGCCTGCACCGTTACCGCCGTGGGACGGCACCTTCCAGTGGCAAAAAGAACAAGACGCCACGCCACCACCAGCCAAGCCTTCCGATGACGTAATCGAACGGCTGAGCAAGGCCAAAAACCTCGACCCCGCTACCGGCCGGCCCATTCCACCGCCGCCCAAGACTGCGCTAGGCACCCGCGTCAAAACCGGCGAACGCTGCCCGGGAAGTGGGGACTGGTGCGCGTGGCTCACGCCCACTTACCGTATCGCTCACTTCCAGCGGAGCATCTGGCAAGGCAGTGCCATGCCCACCTACACGCTCTACAAGCCACGCCGCTTCGACCTGCTCGATGACCTGTTCGGCATGCGCCACGAAGAGGTTGTGGTGGAGTGGGAACTCATGCGCCATGCCGATACGGTGTAGCGATGCGTCGCCGCACCTTTCCTGTTCTGGCGGTCATCGGCTTTCTGTGCGCTTGCTCGCACGAGGAGAGCCCGATGGCCTCACTGCTTTCATTGGGCGATGTACGCGCCAAGCTGGCTTTTACGTGCACACACGAAGCCGATCGCTTGCCGCCGCTCGATCCGCAAGCCGACGCGTTGTTCAAATACGCACGTTATCTGGAAAAGAAAGCAGGCCCGAAAGACTTCAATGACATTGCACGCTACTACCGAATTGCTGCCGCGTACGGTCATTACAAAGCCAACCTCAACTTGCAGTTGCTCGTCTCAGAGGGTTTAGCCTCATCTCCATATCCCGCGAAGGAAACCATCGATCTGACGATGCAGTTGATCGCGCAAGGCGTTCCTGGCGGTTATTACGACATGGGCCACTATCTGGAGTTGGGCTATGGCGTGAAGCAGGACAGGGAAGCGGCGCTGCGTTATTTCCGCAAGGCGGCCGACTTGGGCAGTCCCGAGGCACAGGCTTATGTCGGCGATTTACTGGCGCCCTCAGACATGGCTCCGGGGACCGCTCTGCAAATGCGACAATGTGCGACGGATCAGGGATATGGTGATGCGGCCAGCACCTTAGGTATCCATCTCGAAAATAGGGGACTTTATTCAGAAGCCGTCCACGCATTCCAGAAAGGCGTGGCAGGCGGTGATTCGATGTCTGCAATGGTTCTGAAGAATGCCTTTCAGTTGTCGACGCCACTTCAGACTCAGTTGTCACCATCACAACGGCCCTATTACCTAGATCTATCCGATGATCCCGAGCGCTCACGACGTTACGGATTGATCATCGACTTCCTCGACGCCAACGACGGCCGCAACCCCAAAGTCCCTGACATCGACCAGATCGTGCCGCTGCCTCCTGCGAAGCTGCCCGAATGGGACGGCACCTTCCAGTGGCAAAAAGAACAAGACGCCACGCCACCGCCGGCCAAGCCTTCCGATGACCTGATTGAACGGATGAGCAAGGCCAAAAACCTCGACCCTGCCACCGGCCGGCCCATTCCACCGCAGCCCAAGACTGCGCTGGGCACCCGCGTCAAAACCGGCGAACGCTGCCCGGAAAGTGGGGACTGGTGCGCGTGGCTCACGCCCACCTACCGTATCGCTCACTTCCAGCGGAGCATCCGGCAAGGCAGTGCCATGCCCGCCTACACGCTCTACAAGCCACGCCGCTTCGACCTGCTCGATGACATGTTCGGCATGCGCCACGAAGAGGTTGCGGTGGAGTGGGAACTCGTGCGCTATGCCGATGCGGTGTAGCGATGCACCATGAAGAAATCGCGACGACGTGAGAACTGGAGCAACACGCCACTTACATGCAGTGACACTTTGCTCTGATCGCCTTCTCGGCCCCAGCGCTCAAGGCCCTGCAGCAGCGACTTGGTAATTTCCCATAAGCGCTGCCCCCAGCCTTCCCTCTCCCCACAGGGAGAGGGAGCAGAGTGAAGCGTTAGCCGATCACGCGCTTTGCGGCATCGACCACTTTAGCGACAGTGAAACCGAAGTAGTCAAACAAGGCAGGTGCCGGAGCGGATGCACCGAAAGTGGTCATGCCAACCACTTCGCCGTCGAGACCCACGTACTTGAACCAGAAGTCGACGCTGGCCGCTTCCACGGCCACGCGTGCACGGCACCAGCTCGGCAGGATGCTTTCGCGGTATTCCAGCGGCTGTGCGTCGAATTCTTCCGTGCAGGGCATCGACACAACACGCACCGGCACGTTCTGCTGCGCAAGCGTACGGGCGGCTTCCATCGCCAATTCCACTTCGGAGCCGGTGGCGATCAGGATGGCCTTGAACTTGGTATCGGCCGGATCGGAGAGCACGTAGGCGCCACGTGCGATATCCGCCACCTGCTGCGGCGTGCGTTCCTGACGCTTTAGCGTCTGGCGCGAGAAGATCAGGCAGGATGGATTGCCCTTGCGCTCGATCGCCACCTTCCAGGACACCACCGATTCCACCACGTCGCACGGACGCCACAGGCGGTTGTTCGGGATCAGGCGCAGCGCGCTCATATGCTCAACGGGCTGATGCGTCGGACCGTCTTCGCCGAGGCCGATCGAGTCGTGCGTGTAGACGTGAATGACATGCGCCGGAATCAGGCAGCTCATGCGCACGGCGTTGCGCGCGTAATCGGAGAACACCAGGAAGGTACCGTCGTAAGGCAGGAAGCCACCGTGCAGCGCCAGGCCGTTGGCGATCGCGCTCATGCCGAACTCGCGCACGCCGTAGTGCACGTAGTTGCCATCGGGGCCGGTGATGTTCTTGCTGCCCTTCCACATGGTGAGGTTGGAACCGGCCAGATCGGCCGAACCACCGACCAGTTCCGGCAGCAGCGGACCGAAGGCATCCAGCGTCATTTGCGAGGCTTTGCGCGAGGCCACATCCGGACCTTCGGCCTGCATTTTCGCAATATAGGCCTGCGCCTTTTCCGCGAAGTCCGCCGGCAGTTCGCCAGCAGTACGGCGGCGGAATTCGGCGGCAAGTTCCGGATAGGCTGCTTCGTACTTGGCGAACACGTCATTCCATTGCTGTTCGCGCTCGGCACCGATTACCTTCTTGTCCCAAGCGGCGTAGATGTCCGATGGGATTTCGAACGGCGCATAGCGCCAGTCGAGCATGTCGCGCGCGGCGGCGACTTCGTCCTTGCCCAGTGCGGCGCCGTGGCTTACTTCCTTGCCCTCCTTGTTCGGAGCGCCAAAACCGATGATCGTCTTGCAGATGATCAACGTGGGCCTTTCGCTCTGCGCGGTCGCCTGCGTCAGCGCCTTCTTCACGGCTTCGGCATCGTGGCCATCGACCACGCCGATCACGTTCCAGCCGTAGGCCTGGAAACGCTTGGCGGTGTCATCGGTGAACCAGCCTTCGACTTCACCGTCGATGGAGATGTTGTTGTCGTCGTAGACCGCCACGAGCTTGCCCAGCTTCCACGTACCCGCCAGCGATGCGGCTTCGTGAGAGATGCCCTCCATCAGGCAGCCATCACCTACGAATACAAAGGTGTGGTGATCGACGATGGTGTGGTCAGGACGATTGAAGTGCGCGGCCAGCACCTTCTCCGCAAGCGCGAAACCGACCGAATTGGCGAGCCCCTGCCCCAGCGGGCCGGTGGTGGTTTCCACGCCTGGGGTTTCGCTGGCTTCAGGATGGCCGGCGGTCTTGGAGTGCAACTGGCGGAAGCGCTTGAGCTGCTCCATCGGCAGGTCGTAGCCGGTGAGGTGCAGCAGGGCGTACTGCAGCATCGAGCCGTGGCCATTGGACAGTACGAAGCGGTCACGGTTGGGCCACTTCGGGTTAAGCGGGTTGAACTGGAGGAAGTCGTTCCACAGCACTTCGGCGATGTCGGCCATGCCCATCGGCATGCCGGGATGGCCGGAATTGGCTGCCTCCACGGCATCCATGGCCAGGGCGCGGACGGCGTTGGCGAGTACGCGACGGGAAGTCATCAGATCTGTCTCCGGGGGCAGGCAACAAAAGTGGCTATTGTCGCCGATCGTTCGTTATCTGTCGTCCGGTTCTCGCTGTAGGTGCAGAACAGACTTCGTTAGGATTTATTCATTTTTCTCAAATACTTAATAAAGTCTTAATACTGAACCTTGCGGTGTTGAATCTCCGGCGGGTGAACCTATCTAAGCATTACGCATCGCCACACGCATGCGTACGGGTCTTCGGCTTCCCCCTCAGTGCCGACGTCCTGATCAATGCATAAAAAGGAGTACTCCATGAAAACGCTGTTTGCTGTTGCTATTGCCGCCGCCGGCCTTGCTGCCGCCCCCGCCTTCGCTCAGACCGCTCCCACCCAGACCGCCCAGCAGGGCTGGTACGTCGGTGCCGAAGCCGGTTACGGCCAGGTCAACCAGGGTGCCTATGACAACAAGGGCAGCTACATCGGCGGCATCAAGGGCGGTTACCGCTTTGCCATCAACCCGGAAGCTTCGGTTGGCGTGGAAGCCGGTTATCAGTACCTGGGCTTCGTCGACGCCAAGGGCGCTTACAACGGTGATTCGTCGGCGCGCGGCCGTTTCCATGCCCCGACCCTGGGCGCAAACTTGCGCTGGAACTTCACCCCCGACTGGTACGCTGAAGTCCGCGCCGGTGCCTTCTATGCGAAGGGTTCGGGCCTGACCAATGACCAGTATGCGTACGAGCGCATCGGCAACATCCGTCCGTACGCCGGCGTGGGTGTTGGCTACAACATCAACCAGCACTTCAGCGTCGGTGTGAACTACAACTACTACGACGCTACCGGCAAGGGCAGCAACCAGGGTGTGCAGTTGCAGACCAATGCCGTGACGGTCGCCGGTGAATACCGCTTCTGATCGCAGGTTGTGTAGGTAAAAACAGAAAGGGCGCCTGACGGCGCCCTTTCTTCTTTGCGGTGGGGGCTTTAAGCGATCAGCCCTTCCACTGGCCCAGCGCGGCAAGACCGTTGTCTTTGGCACGTGCCGCCACCGTCTTCTGGGCTTCGCCGTAGTTGGCCTTCATGTCTTTGGACCACAACTTCAGCGCGGCCTGCTGCATGGCGCGACCGTAGGAGAAGGACAGCGGCCACGGATGCGGACCCATGCGGTTCATCGCATTGAGGTGGGCGGTGGACTGCTCGTCGGTCTGGCCGCCAGACAGGAACACGATGCCCGGCAAGGTCGCCGGCACAGTGGTCTTCAGCGCGCGCACGGTAGCTTCGGCCACTTCCTCGACGCTGGCCTGCTCTTCTGCGTCCTTGCCCGGAATGACCATGCTGACCTTCAGGATGGTGCCTTCCAGCAATACGTTCTGCTCATACAGTGCATTGAACAGGCTGCGCAGCACGGCTTCGTGCACTTCGTAGCTGACTTCGATGCTGTGATCGCCATCCATGATCACTTCGGGCTCAACCATCGGCACGATGCCGGCTTCCTGACACAACGCGGCGTAGCGGGCCAGTGCGTGGCAGTTGGCTTCGATGGCGGTGGAGCTGGGGTTGTCTTCGCTGATGTTGATGACCGCGCGCCACTTGGCGAACTGGGCGCCGAGCTTGACGTATTCAGACAGGCGCTCGCGCAGGCCATCGAGGCCTTCGGTCACCACGTCGCCCGGGAAGCCGGCGAGCGGCACCGGGCCCTTGTCGACCTTGATGCCCGGA from Dyella caseinilytica includes these protein-coding regions:
- a CDS encoding SEL1-like repeat protein; the encoded protein is MTSLSPLNDVRAKLAFTCTHEVDHLPPLDPQADQLFKYARYLEKKAGPKDFNDIARHYRIATAYGHYSANHNLQLLVSEGLASSAHPATETIDLTMQLIAQGVPGGYYDMGHYLELGYGVKQDKEAALRYFRKAADLGSPEGQAYVGNLLEPSDKAPQIAVQMWQCAADQGFGDAANTLGIHLQVDERYPEAVQAFQKGVAAGDSISASTLRDAFKGPQSSSDLGYLALPNDPERSQRYDAIADFIRANDGRNPKVPDIDQIVPLPPAPLPPWDGTFQWQKEQDATPPPAKPSDDVIERLSKAKNLDPATGRPIPPPPKTALGTRVKTGERCPGSGDWCAWLTPTYRIAHFQRSIWQGSAMPTYTLYKPRRFDLLDDLFGMRHEEVVVEWELMRHADTV
- a CDS encoding SEL1-like repeat protein is translated as MPPLDPQADALFKYARYLEKKAGPKDFNDIARYYRIAAAYGHYKANLNLQLLVSEGLASSPYPAKETIDLTMQLIAQGVPGGYYDMGHYLELGYGVKQDREAALRYFRKAADLGSPEAQAYVGDLLAPSDMAPGTALQMRQCATDQGYGDAASTLGIHLENRGLYSEAVHAFQKGVAGGDSMSAMVLKNAFQLSTPLQTQLSPSQRPYYLDLSDDPERSRRYGLIIDFLDANDGRNPKVPDIDQIVPLPPAKLPEWDGTFQWQKEQDATPPPAKPSDDLIERMSKAKNLDPATGRPIPPQPKTALGTRVKTGERCPESGDWCAWLTPTYRIAHFQRSIRQGSAMPAYTLYKPRRFDLLDDMFGMRHEEVAVEWELVRYADAV
- the tkt gene encoding transketolase, which produces MTSRRVLANAVRALAMDAVEAANSGHPGMPMGMADIAEVLWNDFLQFNPLNPKWPNRDRFVLSNGHGSMLQYALLHLTGYDLPMEQLKRFRQLHSKTAGHPEASETPGVETTTGPLGQGLANSVGFALAEKVLAAHFNRPDHTIVDHHTFVFVGDGCLMEGISHEAASLAGTWKLGKLVAVYDDNNISIDGEVEGWFTDDTAKRFQAYGWNVIGVVDGHDAEAVKKALTQATAQSERPTLIICKTIIGFGAPNKEGKEVSHGAALGKDEVAAARDMLDWRYAPFEIPSDIYAAWDKKVIGAEREQQWNDVFAKYEAAYPELAAEFRRRTAGELPADFAEKAQAYIAKMQAEGPDVASRKASQMTLDAFGPLLPELVGGSADLAGSNLTMWKGSKNITGPDGNYVHYGVREFGMSAIANGLALHGGFLPYDGTFLVFSDYARNAVRMSCLIPAHVIHVYTHDSIGLGEDGPTHQPVEHMSALRLIPNNRLWRPCDVVESVVSWKVAIERKGNPSCLIFSRQTLKRQERTPQQVADIARGAYVLSDPADTKFKAILIATGSEVELAMEAARTLAQQNVPVRVVSMPCTEEFDAQPLEYRESILPSWCRARVAVEAASVDFWFKYVGLDGEVVGMTTFGASAPAPALFDYFGFTVAKVVDAAKRVIG
- a CDS encoding outer membrane protein yields the protein MKTLFAVAIAAAGLAAAPAFAQTAPTQTAQQGWYVGAEAGYGQVNQGAYDNKGSYIGGIKGGYRFAINPEASVGVEAGYQYLGFVDAKGAYNGDSSARGRFHAPTLGANLRWNFTPDWYAEVRAGAFYAKGSGLTNDQYAYERIGNIRPYAGVGVGYNINQHFSVGVNYNYYDATGKGSNQGVQLQTNAVTVAGEYRF
- a CDS encoding class I fructose-bisphosphate aldolase; the encoded protein is MSIEDLESIALAMVAPGKGIIAIDESTNTIKKRFEAVGIENTEENRRAYRELLLTAPNLSDHISGAILYDETIRQSTKDGVPFTQVMKKNGIIPGIKVDKGPVPLAGFPGDVVTEGLDGLRERLSEYVKLGAQFAKWRAVINISEDNPSSTAIEANCHALARYAALCQEAGIVPMVEPEVIMDGDHSIEVSYEVHEAVLRSLFNALYEQNVLLEGTILKVSMVIPGKDAEEQASVEEVAEATVRALKTTVPATLPGIVFLSGGQTDEQSTAHLNAMNRMGPHPWPLSFSYGRAMQQAALKLWSKDMKANYGEAQKTVAARAKDNGLAALGQWKG